One genomic region from Streptomyces sp. Li-HN-5-11 encodes:
- a CDS encoding multicopper oxidase domain-containing protein: MATSPQIAGPLPGSEPDLSGEPIAQSRSVALSDDGGNNFWINGKLFDMNKPTFKKPATLGTVEEWTLTNTSGHDHPFHLHIAPFQVLSVNGVAQHPADYMDTVSVPHAVNGAAGKVVIRIRFSDFTGIWMFHCHITGHEDNGMMGYVNVIAAGSSG; encoded by the coding sequence ATGGCCACCTCGCCCCAGATCGCCGGACCGCTTCCCGGATCCGAACCCGATCTGTCCGGAGAACCCATCGCCCAATCCCGAAGCGTGGCCCTGAGTGACGACGGCGGCAACAACTTCTGGATCAACGGCAAGTTGTTCGACATGAATAAGCCGACTTTCAAGAAACCGGCCACACTCGGAACGGTCGAAGAATGGACGCTCACCAACACGAGTGGCCACGATCATCCGTTCCATCTCCATATCGCACCGTTCCAGGTCCTCAGTGTGAACGGCGTCGCCCAGCATCCCGCCGACTACATGGACACCGTGAGCGTTCCCCACGCAGTCAATGGAGCAGCAGGCAAAGTAGTGATCCGGATCCGCTTTTCGGACTTCACCGGGATATGGATGTTTCACTGCCACATCACTGGACACGAGGACAACGGAATGATGGGTTACGTGAACGTCATTGCTGCCGGCAGCTCGGGATAA
- a CDS encoding class I SAM-dependent methyltransferase: protein MEILSPRVLRALERFNAACPWDHNAHYHRWILRQLPRRFFNRALDIGSGSGDLARLLAGRAATVEGVDSDPAITAQAQKLTPSALAVTFTVADAMAEHPADSYDVLTCVATIHHLPFTQALTCFRRHLAPGGTLVVVGLSRAQTPADHLLGALAVPANAAMGWLKNKGRPSPRPVSMTAPTRPADMAFDDIVRETRNVLPGARLRRRLFWRYTLVWHRP, encoded by the coding sequence GTGGAGATTCTGTCGCCTCGCGTCCTGCGGGCTCTTGAACGGTTCAATGCCGCCTGCCCCTGGGATCACAACGCCCACTACCACCGCTGGATCCTGCGGCAGCTGCCGAGACGCTTCTTCAACCGGGCCTTGGACATCGGCTCCGGCAGCGGTGACCTCGCAAGGCTTCTGGCCGGCCGTGCAGCCACTGTAGAGGGAGTCGATTCCGATCCGGCCATCACCGCTCAGGCCCAGAAGCTGACTCCATCCGCACTCGCAGTGACTTTCACCGTCGCGGATGCGATGGCCGAGCACCCCGCCGACTCGTACGACGTCCTCACGTGCGTCGCCACAATCCACCACCTGCCGTTCACCCAGGCGCTCACCTGCTTCCGCCGCCATCTGGCGCCGGGAGGAACCTTGGTGGTCGTCGGACTGTCCCGCGCTCAGACCCCCGCAGACCACCTACTCGGTGCGCTCGCCGTCCCAGCCAACGCCGCCATGGGTTGGCTGAAGAACAAGGGCCGTCCCTCGCCCCGGCCCGTCTCCATGACGGCCCCTACTCGCCCAGCGGACATGGCCTTCGACGACATCGTCCGTGAAACCAGAAACGTACTTCCCGGCGCACGGCTGCGACGACGGCTGTTCTGGCGCTACACGCTCGTATGGCATCGCCCCTGA
- a CDS encoding TetR/AcrR family transcriptional regulator translates to MPKLWNETIAEHRRTVREATLETTAALVVEHGLASVTMSQIAKETGIGRATLYKYFPDVESILVAWHERHVTAHLEHLARVRDQAGTPGEQLAAVLHAYADITHERPQHTELAALVHRGEHLAHTEQHLNALVRDLITEAAQAGDIRDDVAPGELATYCLHALGAAGSLPSKAAVHRLVAVTLAGLRPAPPVPDTTGDTQPPQRLAAAGGSSSIPTHGPGRHTAHARPSTDT, encoded by the coding sequence GAGACGATCGCCGAGCATCGCCGCACGGTCCGCGAAGCGACTTTGGAGACCACCGCGGCGCTGGTGGTCGAGCACGGTCTGGCGTCGGTGACGATGTCGCAGATCGCGAAGGAGACCGGCATCGGCCGGGCGACGCTGTACAAGTACTTCCCGGACGTCGAGTCGATCCTGGTCGCCTGGCACGAACGCCACGTGACCGCGCATCTCGAACACCTCGCCCGCGTCCGCGACCAGGCGGGCACCCCCGGCGAACAACTCGCAGCCGTCCTCCACGCCTACGCGGACATCACCCACGAGCGCCCCCAGCACACCGAACTCGCGGCGCTGGTGCACCGGGGCGAGCACCTCGCTCACACCGAGCAGCACCTGAACGCCCTCGTGCGTGACCTCATCACCGAAGCCGCGCAGGCCGGTGACATCCGCGATGACGTCGCCCCCGGCGAGCTCGCAACCTACTGCCTGCACGCCCTGGGTGCCGCCGGCAGCCTGCCGTCCAAAGCTGCCGTCCACCGGCTGGTCGCGGTCACGCTGGCCGGCTTGCGCCCCGCGCCGCCGGTGCCCGATACCACCGGAGACACCCAGCCTCCGCAACGCCTTGCCGCGGCGGGCGGCTCATCGTCCATCCCGACGCATGGCCCCGGGCGCCACACCGCCCACGCTCGTCCATCGACCGACACGTGA
- a CDS encoding aminotransferase translates to MEIEAQDAAADLIASARPELRIATVLRRPDGSPRRTTVDTENGPAVARLLRYLPGGTLSGPRHLPPGTVADMGTIVGKVSSALRDFRHPGLDRVLQWDPQHADRVVTKLAGHIDEPERRTAVQGATAEAWAQVQKLAAALPSQAVHLDLTDDNLIRCPDSRPPMPDGVIDFGDVTTSWSVGELAVSLSSMLHHDGIEPHHVLPAVRACHAVRPLSPEEADAVWPLVVLRAAVLVASGQHQAAADEDNVYAKAALDREWRIFEQATSLPLPVMVRLIRDATGTADVPARTTRADAPVRPLLRDLVADDITLLDLSTEADSMDHGAWMDAGTEARLVASALADGAAAVATRYAQARLTRTPALSTVSTATVPTGIDLWLGRDAVVQVPAAGTVLAAAPGHVELTYGAQALSLSFPRAVQPVVTTGATVQAGEDIIPLSSGASVHVALRDADGPAAPRLVRPEYAAGWLALTADPAPLLGLPADSDRTRERDLLDRRDAAFATVQEHYYANPPRIERGWRHHLLSADGRSYLDIVNNVTPLGHAHPRVEQAVCRQLRLLNTNSRFHYASVVEFSERLAGLLPEPLDTVFLVNSGSEAVDLGLRLAIGASGRHDVVALREAYHGWTYASDAVSTSLQDNPNALATRPSWVHTVDSPNSYRGRHRGPDAVRYAPEAVAVIDELAAAGRPAGAFIGETFYGNAGGVALPDDYLAQVYAAVRRHGGLAVADEVQVGYGRLGHWFWGFEQQQVVPDIVCVAKAMGNGHPLGAVITSKAVADRYRDQGYFFSSTGGSPVSSTVGLTVLDTLRDEDLQGNAARVGGHLKRRLEALADRYRIIGAVHGSGLYLGLELVRDRTNLEPATEETAELCDRMLDLGVIVQPTGDHLNILKIKPPLCIDTTAADFFADMLDLALTQLGHCR, encoded by the coding sequence GTGGAGATCGAAGCCCAGGACGCGGCAGCCGACCTGATCGCCTCGGCCCGCCCGGAACTGCGCATCGCCACAGTCCTGCGCCGCCCTGACGGCTCCCCGCGGCGCACGACGGTGGACACCGAGAACGGTCCGGCTGTCGCGCGCCTGCTGCGCTACCTGCCCGGCGGCACGCTCTCGGGACCACGGCACCTGCCCCCCGGCACCGTGGCGGACATGGGCACGATCGTCGGAAAGGTCAGCAGCGCCCTGCGCGACTTCCGGCACCCGGGCCTCGACCGCGTGCTCCAGTGGGACCCGCAGCACGCCGATCGCGTCGTCACCAAGCTCGCCGGGCACATCGACGAACCCGAGCGGCGTACCGCCGTCCAGGGCGCGACCGCCGAGGCCTGGGCGCAGGTCCAGAAGCTCGCCGCCGCGCTGCCTTCGCAGGCCGTGCACCTGGATCTCACCGACGACAATCTGATCCGCTGCCCCGACAGCCGTCCGCCCATGCCGGACGGGGTCATCGACTTCGGTGACGTCACCACGAGCTGGTCGGTCGGCGAACTCGCCGTGTCACTGTCCTCGATGCTCCACCACGACGGCATCGAGCCCCACCACGTGCTGCCGGCCGTCCGCGCCTGCCACGCCGTACGGCCGCTCTCCCCCGAGGAAGCCGATGCGGTGTGGCCGCTCGTGGTCCTGCGCGCCGCCGTCCTGGTGGCCAGCGGGCAGCACCAGGCCGCCGCCGACGAGGACAACGTCTACGCCAAGGCCGCGCTCGACCGCGAATGGCGCATCTTCGAACAGGCCACCTCGCTGCCCCTGCCGGTGATGGTCCGTCTCATCAGGGACGCGACCGGCACGGCGGACGTGCCTGCCCGGACCACGCGGGCCGATGCGCCGGTGCGCCCTCTCCTGCGGGACCTCGTCGCCGACGACATCACCCTCCTCGACCTGTCCACCGAAGCCGATTCCATGGACCACGGAGCCTGGATGGACGCCGGCACCGAGGCCCGGCTGGTGGCCTCCGCGCTCGCGGACGGAGCGGCCGCCGTCGCCACCCGGTACGCCCAGGCGCGACTCACTCGGACACCGGCGCTGTCGACGGTGTCCACCGCCACGGTGCCCACCGGAATCGACCTCTGGCTCGGCCGGGATGCGGTGGTGCAGGTGCCCGCCGCGGGGACGGTCCTCGCTGCGGCGCCGGGCCACGTGGAACTCACCTACGGCGCGCAGGCGCTGTCGCTGTCCTTCCCCCGCGCGGTCCAGCCCGTGGTCACCACCGGTGCGACGGTGCAGGCGGGCGAGGACATCATCCCCCTCAGCTCCGGTGCCTCGGTCCACGTCGCGCTGCGCGACGCCGACGGCCCCGCTGCCCCGCGCCTGGTCCGCCCCGAGTACGCCGCCGGCTGGCTCGCGCTCACCGCCGACCCCGCCCCGCTACTCGGCCTTCCGGCCGACTCCGACCGTACGCGCGAAAGGGACCTGCTCGACCGGCGTGACGCCGCGTTCGCGACCGTGCAGGAGCACTACTACGCCAACCCTCCACGTATCGAACGTGGTTGGCGCCACCATCTGCTGTCCGCCGACGGCCGGTCGTACCTCGACATCGTCAACAACGTCACCCCATTGGGCCACGCCCACCCCCGCGTCGAGCAGGCGGTCTGTCGGCAGTTGCGGCTGCTCAACACCAACTCGCGCTTCCACTACGCCTCCGTGGTCGAGTTCAGCGAGCGCCTCGCCGGCCTCCTCCCCGAGCCTCTGGACACGGTGTTCCTCGTCAACTCCGGTTCCGAAGCGGTGGATCTGGGCCTTCGCCTGGCCATCGGGGCCTCCGGCCGGCACGACGTCGTCGCGCTGCGCGAGGCGTACCACGGCTGGACGTACGCCTCCGACGCGGTCTCCACCTCGCTCCAGGACAACCCGAACGCCCTGGCCACCCGCCCGAGCTGGGTGCACACCGTGGACTCGCCCAACTCCTACCGCGGCCGCCACCGCGGGCCGGATGCCGTGCGCTACGCACCCGAGGCCGTCGCGGTGATCGACGAACTGGCCGCCGCCGGCCGCCCGGCGGGAGCGTTCATCGGCGAGACCTTCTACGGCAACGCCGGAGGAGTCGCCCTGCCCGACGACTATCTCGCCCAGGTGTACGCGGCGGTACGGCGACACGGCGGCCTGGCCGTCGCCGACGAGGTCCAGGTCGGATACGGCCGCCTGGGGCACTGGTTCTGGGGCTTCGAGCAGCAGCAGGTCGTCCCCGACATCGTCTGTGTCGCCAAGGCCATGGGCAACGGACACCCCCTCGGCGCCGTCATCACGTCCAAGGCGGTCGCGGACCGGTACCGCGACCAGGGCTACTTCTTCTCCTCCACCGGCGGCAGCCCCGTCTCCAGCACCGTGGGCCTCACCGTCCTGGACACCCTGCGCGACGAAGACCTCCAGGGCAACGCGGCACGTGTCGGTGGCCATCTGAAGCGCCGGCTCGAGGCACTGGCCGACCGCTACCGCATCATCGGCGCCGTCCACGGCTCGGGCCTCTACCTCGGCCTCGAACTCGTCCGGGACCGCACCAACCTGGAACCCGCCACAGAAGAGACCGCCGAACTCTGCGACCGCATGCTCGACCTCGGCGTGATCGTCCAGCCAACCGGGGACCACCTCAACATCCTCAAGATCAAGCCACCGCTGTGCATCGACACCACCGCAGCCGACTTCTTCGCCGACATGCTCGACCTGGCCCTCACCCAACTCGGCCACTGCCGCTGA
- a CDS encoding Lrp/AsnC family transcriptional regulator, whose product MDDIDRAILRELQVDGRIPYADLGPRVGLSPSAARLRLQRLIDTKAVQVVGVTDPMTMGRQTMALLGLRIDGDSRAVADELSRHDEVVYTVLTAGGFDLFAEVVCAQPRDLLDFINDVVRPVEGVASVENFPYFAIHTHRFLWHVD is encoded by the coding sequence ATGGACGACATCGACCGGGCCATCCTGCGGGAACTGCAGGTCGACGGCCGGATCCCTTACGCCGACCTGGGCCCGAGGGTGGGGTTGTCACCCTCGGCCGCGCGGCTCCGGCTGCAGCGGCTGATCGACACCAAGGCGGTCCAGGTCGTCGGAGTGACCGACCCGATGACCATGGGCCGGCAGACGATGGCACTCCTGGGCCTGCGCATCGACGGCGATTCCCGGGCGGTTGCCGATGAACTGTCCCGGCACGACGAGGTCGTGTACACGGTCCTGACGGCCGGCGGCTTCGACCTGTTCGCGGAGGTGGTGTGCGCTCAGCCTCGGGATCTTCTGGACTTCATCAACGACGTCGTGCGGCCCGTCGAGGGTGTCGCATCCGTGGAGAACTTCCCGTACTTCGCGATTCACACTCACCGCTTCTTGTGGCACGTCGACTGA